A window of Magnolia sinica isolate HGM2019 chromosome 13, MsV1, whole genome shotgun sequence genomic DNA:
TCCTGGCTTGCATTATTTTGTACATGGAATTAGCATATACGGGTCTTTTGGATAGTGGTTTATGGTGTAAGATGTGGTTTTGAGGGTGCTTTTGGTCTAATGAGTGGTTATGACTGGTAGCTTTAGTGGAGGTTGGTATTGGTTGTAGGAGAGTGATTTGAAGGGTAGTAATGTGGAGTGGTTTTAGTGCAAGGAGAGGTGTAGAGAGAGGTAGAGTTTCCTCAGTTCTCTAGCTTGGTGATAGAAAATGACAGGATATGGCCCTTCTTTATAAATATTGAGATACCTTTGAGCATAaaatgatcttcttctttttttatcagTAGTGAAACGATAATTTTGACCATCTGTAAATCTCCTTGACTTTAAAATGAAGGTAGATAGTGTGCTTGGTAGGTGGCAGTTACGTGATATAGAGAAAGTGGAAATAGGTGGTAAGTAGGTGTAATTAAACTTCGGAGTAAGTGGTGGAGTGGAAAGTAGGGAGGTATGCTTGAGGCTTGATGAGAGACCATGGAAGGACGGTAGAGTGATGAGTTGGAGATGGGTTGATAGGGGCTTGTATAGGGCTTGTATAGGGTAGTAGGGTGATGAGTTGGAAAGTAGGGTGGCAGGTTCAATAGGAGACTTTTTTAGGGCATTAGGGTGATGAACTGGAAAGCAAAAAGTGGGTAGAGTTGTGTATGGTCAGGGAATGGGCCCAGTTGGATTTCAGAACAGGTGTCAAATTGCAGTCCAATTGTGCTTTAAACTTGGGGATTGTAGGAGTGACACAGGGGATATAAGTTGATCCCACAGTTAAGTACATGCTGTATTTGAGTGCGAGAGATTACATTAGTTCCACATACCAAGTGGTGATTACGGTCCATCGCAAGGCCTATcttattcatcatcatcatctaagcctcatcccaactaatttgGGACGGCGACATtaatcttgttctgccattccacgaTCACAAGCCATATCCTTAATTAAACCATGGGccctcaagtcttttcttactacctccacccatcaTTTTGGaccttccctttgcccttttgGAGCAtttaacttgaaccaactcataCCTTCTAACTAGCATAGCTCTTGACCTTCCCCATTTGCATTCATTTCTAGTTCTTCTATCATTCGTTTTTGtttccactcatccatctcaccaTCCTTGTTTAAGCTATgctcatcttatgaacatgttgttccgtGACTTCCTAATATTCTGTCCCATaaatggctggtcttatagcggTCCTATAAAATTTCCAGTTTAGTTTCATTGCCATCTTATTCCAATGTTAACATTCACAATTGGGGCTTGATTGTGAAAATTGGGTGTCTGAACCCTTTTCTGGTGGACTGACTCTCTTTTAGAATCCACACAAAAGGTTTGTCAGGGAAGAATACAAAAGGAAGTGAGAAGTCCAATCATCTTCCCTGAATCAAGAACATGTGCAATATTGTTGTAGAGATTTTGATGTGTATGTTGGAAGGTGTTGAATGAAGTTGTGACCTGTGAGCAATgctgtcaaaatcgttatcatatcacaaatagtaataggggttgaatcgtattGAATCACAAATCGTatcgtaaatcgtaagatttttttattttcttaaaaatataaataaatcagaaaaaaatcaaaaatcaaaaattcaaGAATCATCCTTTGCCATCAATATGAACCAAGTAAtgccatgtcatgatagtgttaaaggattcttatctttcctttctTTGTCTTTTAAGAAATCTTCCTTAACAGACATTCAAGGATACttcaataatttatgttcttgttacgtttcttgaatgtagaatcacatcGGAAAAGCGGCATTTGATTATGTAAACCAACGACAAAGGATATTTTGATTACTAACCATCATTCCAAAATACATACaagtcaacatgatcgtaaccatccataaaaacattctggataagtcatacatcaatttggtgtttcgaccagccaaaaagaaatcataaaaataaaaataaaaagctctacgatttaacattgaagagaatatatatataattttatctcTTATAAAGatcaaaataaaatagtttaccttttctaaacgattttttttcttttttgaaaggtttttttctaaacaattctaaAAGCCGCCACCAATTtagaaacataaaatgaaagccaagtgaagctcaaaacagaagaaaacaagtataatttgaatcataaatcgggATTTGAGTTGTAAATccgtaggattcaaatcataaaatcgtaggattcatattAAAAGGGATTCAAAtgtgggattcaaatcattttgcttaaaATTTGACTCAAATAGtaaattgtaaattgtaagattttgaCATCACTGGTTGTGAGTCACATCGAAGGCCTTCTGTCAATTAATAAATGCCATCTTTTCGGGCACATTTCTAAAAAGCACACTTAATGAAAATATAGTTTCCTTCACCAATATAAGTCTCATGAAATTGATTTCCAGTACCAAAAAATTATAATTTCAAGCTGCTGCTAAGCAATGTCATGTGCTTGACATTGCAACTaacaggcaaaaaaaaaaaggttatacTCTTGTAACTATAATCTAACTTAGCAACCTCCAAACACAACCTTCTTCCAGCATTTACAACTAGATATTTGTACAGAGAAACTACAAGATACAAGCGAGCAACCTAGAATAAGAAGGTAATGGAAAACTGTGCacagaatgaaaaaaaaaaaactagagcaAAAACACAAAAGAGTAATGGCAAAGACTCACCTCTCCCCGTATGTCAAAATTTGTCTCCCTATATCTTCTGATGCAACCATCTGCAACGGTTGGTTGgaacatttataaaaaaaaaaaaaaaatcttaaaaataaaagaacaCGGACAAGATTAATAATAACAAACACAAATATGCAGtcgaaaataagataaaataaatgCGTACTCTTGATTCCAGGTTCATCAGAACTGCAGATTTTGTTGCCTCCTTGGCACGATCTAGCTGCACCTGGTCAACTGCCAGGGGAAAGGGGGGGTTGCAATCAGAAAGCATTAAGTTGGGTTCACTGAGAAACACTTCTGAGATATAGAGACCAACATCAAACCTTGTCCAGGAGTTGCAACTGCAAGAAGCTCTCTTGCTGCTAAATCGACAGCATTAGATACGAACTCAGAACCCTAATTGGaaggagaatatccaaagctTAGAGGGGATAAATAAGAGCAAGAATCAGTCAAGTCCGTGAACATCGGTAAAGCTGACAGGGGGAAAAACAGATTTGAACATTGCTCTCGAAGTGGTATCGTCATAGGGTGTTGCAAGAATATATTCTGGTGATGTGAGGGTACAAATGACAAGAAGCAATGGTGCATGCAGAAAGACTCCCACTTCCACATGATCAACACTACATAGCTTTGATGAACTAAAAGGATTATCTAGCGATTTTCAGAAGAAATATACgaaatatttagaatattttccTGGAACAAAAAAGGAACACTTACATCATCAACCTATCATTTTCCTTTTGGGACAGTATGTCAAGTTGGCGATACCTTTACTGTTTTAAGAACAGGCCAAAATATACATTTGCACATACTAAGACCTTGAACAGTTAACTTTTCAGGACAACAGCAAAATTACACTGACGATCCTGCGACAGGCTAAAAAATGTTGAGAGTGCTGGATAGACCATTCTAGGCAGGCATTGGCATTCTAGGCAGGCATTGGGATCTACCTACAACCTTAAAGATGAGCTATTAACTATAAATGATGTGGAGGCATTGGAAGGCATTGGAAGAGAGATATGCAACCGTCTTGGTCACGGCACTtggatcatgatgctatgttgtgaGCCATGCAACCTCTAGATAGATTTCCTTGCTTGGATTATGTATGAAAAATAATAAATCATCACAGAGTAAATGTTGGCTACTACTGGTCTTCCAATTGACAAGATGATGTTGAAATCCCTTCTGTGAGTCATAAAAACCAGCTAGTCTAAAGATCTTTTGATTGACCTATTGACCGCCTTTAAGAATTGAAGCACATCAATATACACGGGGTTTCATTACATCTGGACAAATGTTGATGTATCAATATAAGGACCGATAAAACCTGGCCATCAATTGGTCTGTCAATATAGGAATTTCATAAAATATGGGAAATTGTAACAATAAAATTGAAGTGCAGCCACAATTAAGAGGATAGATGATAGAGAAATACAAAACAGACGTGTCTCTAAACAAAGTCAAACAATTCTTTGCCGGCTGGCTAATAGAAAAAACAGGAATCACTAAAAAATATGAGTATATATCCAACAGAATATGAACCACCTCCGTTGAAGTAGATCAAGAATCCAGTGGGCGACTTACAGTGGTTGCATGAATCCCAAAGATGCCGGTGTTGTTGTAGATACTGTTAAAAGCAGAAAATGACTGGATTTGCTGAAATTCATTTAAGATGCGGAGATCTGATCAAATTTGCATCAGTGAACAATGTTACACATTTGCAATAGAGAAGTTAAATCAAGATTCAAGACCAAATCTGAAATTGCATGCTAATGCtttcattaaaaattaaaaactgtAGGGCCTTCGTTTCTGATAAATAAATAACTTACAAAGCCGAGAGTACATCCCTTTCCCAGGACCTCCAGCAGAAAAAGAGCCACCCCCTCCCATAAGCATCTGCAATACACAGTGTCAAGTCAATATGACAGTCAATATTGACATACCCCAAAAGAAATAACTAGATAAGACAGAACAAATACGACAGAAGCAAAACACCATAACCCTAGACAAAGAGAAACATTTCATAAAGGCAAGCACAAACTGGAGAACCTGAAGTACTGTCAATGTCATGGCTTCCTTCTCATTGAGCCAACCACCAGgaacttcaaaggcaagtgcgACATGAGTGCTCTGCTCAGACGGGAAAAAATGATAACAAACAGCATATTCCAAGTAATCCAAAAGCAAGACAGCATGAATTATCAATGCGAGAAAGAGGACATTGTTAAAACACACCGGTGAGTCAGCTTGACAGCGATAATCACCACCAACATAAACAGATTTTGGTGCCGTGGGGGGAGGAACCTTGGGGAGGTCAGATAGAAGAGGCTCTGCATATGATAACAACTCCTCATGTTCCACCCCCGATGCTGCAAGAACCATTCGGGGAGCAGTGTAGTTCTCCTGAAATTCCAAAAACATAAGAGTGGTATGAAAACAAGAAAATGAAGCAACTAGGAAATAACAGAATGAAGCAGATTCAGTGATATGGTCCCCTCAATCTTACAGTAACAAATTCCTCCAAAACTGTACTATTTATTCGGCTAATTGCAGATTCTGGGGCCAAGAGAGGATTCCCCAAGGCACCAGAATATCCGGCACAGTGAATTGCCTCTAAAAGCAAACCCTGCGGATTGTTAGAAATTTCCGCTATCTCCGCCTTCACTTTCTGTAGCTGcaacaaaatataataaaatctcaGCATCTTGCACTATCCAATGATAACAACTAATGGAAAGACCACAGAAGAATCTGGCACCCAAGAATGAATACCTGCTCATTAACCTCCCAATCAAGAAAAACGGGATTCCTTACACAATCAATAAGCACCTCAACCATTTCAGGCAGGTACGTCTTCAGAGCATCATAAGAATAGCCCATCTGCTCACGAGACGCCGATGCCGTGACATTGCCCCCAATAGCCTCCACTTCCCTTACAATACGTAGATGGCTCCGGTTTCTTGTGCTCTTGAATGCCATTCGTTCCAACAGGTGTGTGGCCCCAATTGAGATGGGCGTTTCATAGACAGAACCACAGTCGACGTATAACCCTATCGAGGCAGCAGCACTCTGCTCAATGAGCTCACCAAACGATGGTTAAAACCGCCAACTGAAGTAAATAAGAGGCTAACAGAATAAACAATGAGAAATGCTTGCAGGAGTCGGAATCTCAATCCTACTTCCTACATGTGCCAATGAGGCACATGTTTGCAAAACtatacatttggtgggccccactgaataTATCAGGGCCTGGAAATCAGCccagtccaatcatcaggtggcccaTGTGTGTATAAAGAAAATGGAACAGTCAGAAAAATGACCAACAGTCCACATTTGTCGCACATGGACCAGCTTGATTTTCGGTCCTCAGAACACAcaccacctgatgaatgactGGATCTCACATACATGTTATGGAGCAAGAGCAGGATTGAGAAGCCTGATCGAGCAAGGTAGCCTCGGCAATGGCCATATATGAAAGATGCCAATATTTGCAAAAGTATAAAGAAAACACATACTGCAGATGTTTCAGAGGCGATCTTGACACCATTGGCAAGAGTTGTTATCTTCGTCTTGCCTGGTTCCACATAATCTGGCAACGGAGGTGGGAGACTGACATCCGGAAGTGGAAAATCTAGAGAGGGAAGTGAACTAGAGCGTTCTCCCGTAAGCCAGCTGAAAAGACCTCCAGAGGAGGAGCTTTTTGCGATGCTCGTACTAGCATATCTGGATGCAGTTGCCCTATCACTGGAACAGCTCTGGGAATGCCAGCAACAAGTCATTCATAATTTCAGACAGCATATAAGCATATGAAATAGATCACCATTGTTTAGAAACCAATTGAGGGTTCTAATAGTTGCCAGATGACTTCATTCAATCGAACTTGGGTCGAGTTAAAAAGACAAGTGACTCAATTTTCTTAAAACCAAACAAGGACCTAGTTGAAGCACTTGAAAAGTCCATAACATTTTCAAAAACTAAAACAGGAGAAGCCAGTAAAGTACTAGAAAAACTCAGGACCAAAAAGTGTGTGTGAACTCCTTacaattaaatttttaaaaaaaccatcACATACTCTACAAATATTAGTCCACCAGACCACAGGTTGTCATTGAAAAGAGCGCTTTATGCATATACAACGAAAACAATAGAACTGACAATAAATAATAATGGAGCCACAGTTTACAAACCTTTGTATTGATAGACAAACACTTCTTGACTTCTTGTACATTTTTGGTAATGTGTTAGTAGTACAAGTTTGTACAATCGTATCATCCACAATAGCAATATATCTATAAAGAAGGGTACGAATAATAACAATATAACATATTTACATCCCCATTCTCGATACCCACGCCCTAATGTAGAACATTGCAACAATTGCCACATACTTTAGTTAAGGACACAAAAGGGCGTGTTAAAGAAGTATAGTGGGCAAATATTCTCCTTCATAATGCAGCTGCCACCGACAATGAGGATGCAGCCATTATAAGTTTATAACGCCTGAATCCAACATTATTACTGCTTTTTGTGCCTTCCCCTTATTTTGTTCATTCATTATAAGTTTATAACGCCTGAATCCAACATTATTACTGCCTTTTGTGCCTTCCCCTTATTTTGTTCATTCATAATGAACCAACGAAACCAAATACCCAAATATCCTCAAAAGACACATTCCTTTCATTTTGGCTCTACAATTAAGAAGCTCAAATGCATTTCCATTCCCAGACTGGGTCatgtgtttttttcttctttttctgataAATAACCAGCGCAGCATATCCTATCggaccttttatttatttattattttaattaaaaaaaaacaatatatatgAAAAGGAATTCATGAATTCAGATATcttttaaaaaaccaaaaaaaaaaagtggagttATGATGCTTGGCCCGCATAGTATCCACGAGTTTTCAGTTCCCGCAACCGGGACCATGGTACAGCAACTAGACCATTTTGCTGATGTTTCCTCCCATGCATTGACCATGCCTCAGGAATCTCCTCCAACGGACAACCTTAACCTTCCGATTTCTGGCCTAGAGGATGATGGTTAAGAAGACGAATACACCAACGGTCCACACTCAACTCAAAAAGGTCCTAATGCTGGCACTAAGATCTTCCAAACTAAGAGATCCACTGGGCATGCTTCATCCAGAAACGGactcaacagatcaatggtctggattaccggaccatgggacccacttttcaGAACTGAAAACGTGTTTACAGTCTGCAAAGAAGTGGTCACGTATCACATAATTCCTCCGAAAAATAAAACCACAATCAAACAGAACAAACTGAAATGCGATTCAGAACAAAatcaatttctcaaaaaaaaaaaaggaaagaaacttCAAAATCGGATcaggaagaaatataaaaaaaaacccaGCGGTTGAAAATGCGATCCATGGATGAAAAAGAGGAGACGGTTCGAAGGAAAGTAGGGTTTACGGATTCTGAGGAAATGAGAAGAGATATTAGATTAGGGTTTGTAGCACTGACCTTGAGAGCTCTGAGTCGAGAAGCTGCAGCTCTGTACATGGTCGATGCGACGAAAACCCTAGAGCAATGGAGTTCTGAAAAAATGAGGATTGTTAACGAGATGGCAGCCTGTATTTTGTGCGGCAAGAAGGGAATGCAGCACGTGCGAGCAAGGAGTGCAGGGAATTCTCTCGACACGTGCGAACTACCCTGTAGCCTCGGTCGCATGGACGACCTGGCTGCTGCACGGTTTAggtaatcctagccatccacaaAGTGGGCCCCGCCACGGATTGGCCAGAGTCTAAGATTCGTGCTGATtggacaattttggtcatctgatcaGTGTCTTCGAAGAGATAATGGTCCACTCGATTTGATCAACCATTTAGGAGGCACGTGCAGCAACGTCTGGGCTTTCAGTTTCAGTTTGTATAAATGGGGGGGCCATCGTTCAGTGGTCCAAGCCGTTGGAATTATAATTCACGCTCTGGATGGCAGATTCTCCAAAACCCCCCAACCGTCAATCAGTCACCGAACAAACGTCAGGTTAAGGAAGGAAAAAAAGGGTTTTGCCCGTCTCTACGAAGGATCGAGCGTACGTCCTGCCACTGGCTGAGAGGCCCGGTGATCATAAACATCCATGTTCTGTACTTTATGCTATAAGGTCCACGGTAAGAAACTTATGCCAGCCTATGGTTGTTAACGTCACTACCTGAATTTAGAGCAGGAGAGAAAATTTCCCATTGGCTGGAGTTCTGAGGCAAAGATCATCACTGAAGCGGGATAATGGGACAACAGCGTATTTCAGACAGAATTTCAAGTCATGGAACCATCTTATCATGTTGGCCTAAAGTTGAAAAAGATCCCGTGGGTAATGGTATCTTCCCGTGGAGGAATTTTATGCACAGGAATCCAcagaggcccatcatatcaatggtttagatcgcTGCAAAAATTAATTTTACAGGAGTCTCTCATCACTCTATAGCAATAAAGTGGGCTCTTGTAATGGACAATCCATTTATATCTTTCTAGCATTAATCAACATGGAATGTCCATTTCCATTTCCCAAGCGAATAGTAAGATGGATTTGGTCATCTATTCATCATGATTTTGAATATGAACTGTGCATTTTCCTAGCTATTGATCAGTTGGTCAGGTCATCTTATGAAAGTGCCTTTTGAAAGCTGTTGCGCCAAAGGTGGCTCCAACATAATACTCCTTCCCTACGAAGCTTAAACCTTTTATATTATAATCAAAACGCAAAACGGGCAATCCATTTTTCTAAGCATATCAAACAGGGGTAGATGGATTGCCCAATCACAGATTTTAGACAGTAGAAGTTCATTTGTAAGTGATCTT
This region includes:
- the LOC131222888 gene encoding mitochondrial-processing peptidase subunit alpha-like, which codes for MRPRLQGSSHVSREFPALLARTCCIPFLPHKIQAAISLTILIFSELHCSRVFVASTMYRAAASRLRALKSCSSDRATASRYASTSIAKSSSSGGLFSWLTGERSSSLPSLDFPLPDVSLPPPLPDYVEPGKTKITTLANGVKIASETSASAAASIGLYVDCGSVYETPISIGATHLLERMAFKSTRNRSHLRIVREVEAIGGNVTASASREQMGYSYDALKTYLPEMVEVLIDCVRNPVFLDWEVNEQLQKVKAEIAEISNNPQGLLLEAIHCAGYSGALGNPLLAPESAISRINSTVLEEFVTENYTAPRMVLAASGVEHEELLSYAEPLLSDLPKVPPPTAPKSVYVGGDYRCQADSPSTHVALAFEVPGGWLNEKEAMTLTVLQMLMGGGGSFSAGGPGKGMYSRLYLRILNEFQQIQSFSAFNSIYNNTGIFGIHATTGSEFVSNAVDLAARELLAVATPGQVDQVQLDRAKEATKSAVLMNLESRMVASEDIGRQILTYGERKPIEHFLKAVDEVTLKDITSIGQKIISSPLTMASYGDVTKVPSYDSVDRKFHAK